The following proteins come from a genomic window of Microbacterium sp. JZ31:
- a CDS encoding ATP-binding cassette domain-containing protein — protein MEPAIHVEGLTKSFGRGAARRRVLDGLDLRVAPGEVFALLGPNGAGKTTTIAILTTLLKPDAGRARIAGHDVARAPGAVQRRIALTGQAAAVDDVLTAAENLVMFGRLSGLGRVAARRRATELLERFDLTAAAQRRVATYSGGMRRRLDLALSFVVQPEVLFLDEPTTGLDTRSRRELWDVIRSLADNGTTVFLTTQYLEEADRLADRIAVLHDGRIAALGTAAQLKARVGGETIELQDADGSVIDAVPAEGTVAGVRRALEALASRGLEGTVTVRRPTLDDVFLALTDGSPAAAAERPETQKEFA, from the coding sequence ATGGAACCCGCCATCCACGTCGAAGGCCTGACCAAGTCCTTCGGCAGGGGCGCCGCCCGCCGCAGGGTGCTCGACGGGCTCGACCTCCGGGTCGCCCCCGGCGAGGTGTTCGCCCTGCTCGGGCCGAACGGCGCGGGCAAGACCACGACGATCGCGATCCTCACGACGCTGCTGAAGCCCGACGCGGGCCGCGCTCGGATCGCGGGACACGACGTGGCCCGCGCACCGGGCGCAGTGCAGCGGCGCATCGCGCTGACCGGCCAGGCCGCCGCGGTCGACGACGTGCTGACCGCGGCCGAGAACCTCGTGATGTTCGGCCGGCTGTCGGGACTCGGCCGCGTCGCGGCACGCCGCCGCGCGACGGAGCTGCTCGAGCGCTTCGACCTGACGGCCGCCGCACAGCGGCGCGTTGCCACCTACTCGGGTGGCATGCGCCGCCGCCTCGACCTGGCGCTCAGCTTCGTCGTGCAGCCCGAGGTCCTGTTCCTCGACGAGCCCACCACGGGCCTCGACACCCGCAGCCGCCGCGAGCTGTGGGACGTGATCCGCTCACTCGCCGACAACGGCACGACCGTTTTCCTCACGACCCAGTACCTGGAGGAGGCCGACCGGCTCGCGGATCGCATCGCCGTGCTGCACGACGGCCGTATCGCGGCGCTCGGCACGGCCGCGCAGCTGAAGGCGCGCGTGGGCGGCGAGACGATCGAGCTGCAGGACGCGGACGGCAGCGTGATCGACGCGGTGCCCGCGGAAGGAACCGTCGCCGGCGTGCGCCGCGCGCTCGAAGCGCTCGCGAGCCGGGGGCTCGAGGGCACGGTCACCGTCCGGCGCCCGACGCTCGACGACGTCTTCCTCGCCCTCACAGACGGTTCCCCCGCCGCCGCCGCCGAGCGGCCCGAGACTCAGAAGGAGTTCGCATGA
- a CDS encoding TetR/AcrR family transcriptional regulator → MTETDEPIELPRGVALAWGVAANPQRGPKREMSVERIVDAAVELADAEGLAAVSMAAVAKRLGFTPMSLYRYVSAKDDLLLLMQEEATGLPPEEVHEATGWRAKLEVLYRAQVGIFTRHPWVLSIPITGLPVTPGSSAWMEAGLSALDGTGLDADERMAVVLLTTGLARWNGIVFSGYAAQAHDSGLTPDEIAVREHALLDAVISADGHPRLRDAIDSGVIMSERDPFRFGLERALDGVEAYIARLAKGGERSEPVLAEEDDEGALLADKRYRDARRAVRDAQRALAAARKQERQTAREARERLARKA, encoded by the coding sequence ATGACGGAGACGGACGAGCCCATCGAGCTGCCGCGAGGGGTCGCACTCGCCTGGGGCGTCGCGGCGAACCCGCAGCGTGGCCCCAAGCGCGAGATGAGCGTGGAGCGCATCGTCGACGCCGCCGTCGAGCTCGCCGACGCAGAGGGACTCGCGGCGGTGTCGATGGCGGCCGTCGCGAAGCGGCTCGGGTTCACGCCCATGTCGCTGTACCGCTACGTCAGCGCGAAGGACGACCTGCTGCTGCTGATGCAGGAGGAGGCGACCGGCCTGCCGCCCGAGGAGGTGCACGAGGCCACGGGCTGGCGCGCGAAGCTCGAGGTGCTCTACCGCGCGCAGGTGGGCATCTTCACCCGGCACCCGTGGGTGCTGTCGATCCCTATCACCGGCCTGCCCGTCACGCCGGGAAGCTCGGCGTGGATGGAGGCCGGCCTCTCGGCGCTCGACGGCACGGGGCTGGACGCCGACGAGCGGATGGCGGTGGTGCTGCTCACGACGGGTCTCGCGCGCTGGAACGGCATCGTGTTCTCCGGGTATGCCGCGCAGGCGCACGACAGCGGCCTGACCCCGGACGAGATCGCGGTGCGCGAGCACGCGCTGCTCGACGCGGTGATCTCCGCCGACGGCCATCCGCGCCTGCGCGATGCGATCGACTCGGGCGTGATCATGTCGGAGCGGGATCCGTTCCGGTTCGGACTCGAGCGCGCTCTCGACGGCGTCGAGGCCTACATCGCCCGCCTCGCGAAGGGCGGCGAGAGATCGGAACCGGTCCTCGCCGAAGAGGACGACGAGGGGGCGCTGCTCGCGGACAAGCGCTACCGCGATGCCCGCCGCGCGGTGCGCGATGCCCAGCGCGCGCTCGCCGCGGCGCGCAAGCAGGAGCGGCAGACGGCGCGGGAAGCGCGCGAGCGGCTCGCGCGCAAGGCCTGA
- a CDS encoding helix-turn-helix domain-containing protein, with amino-acid sequence MPEMPDVRFLTVAEVAEIMRVSKMTVYRLVHSGELPAVRFGRSYRVPESAVTAALQRPIADAG; translated from the coding sequence GTGCCTGAGATGCCGGATGTTCGGTTCCTGACGGTCGCCGAGGTCGCCGAGATCATGCGCGTGTCCAAGATGACCGTGTACCGGCTCGTCCACTCGGGGGAGCTTCCCGCCGTGCGCTTCGGTCGCAGCTACCGCGTGCCCGAGTCCGCGGTGACCGCCGCGCTGCAGCGTCCCATCGCGGACGCCGGCTGA
- a CDS encoding 30S ribosomal protein bS22 → MGSVIKKRRKRMAKKKHRKLLRKTRHQRRNKK, encoded by the coding sequence GTGGGTTCTGTCATCAAGAAGCGCCGCAAGCGCATGGCGAAGAAGAAGCACCGCAAGCTGCTTCGCAAGACTCGCCACCAGCGTCGCAACAAGAAGTAA
- a CDS encoding molybdopterin-dependent oxidoreductase — protein sequence MRISRRAAAGAGVAAAVLGAGAGEALAALLSPRSSPFAAIGAALIDFAPTWAKDLAIALFGTADKVALLVLIGVVLLAIAAVAGLVQRRRPPWGAVMAGTLGVLGAVAAVTRADVGPLALIPSLAAGVVSAATLGMLLRPADAADAGEAPALSRRSFLLTSTAAVVVGTAAAVWAATRTASERAVAAIRAALTLPAPASAATIPQDVELAIDGLTPVITPNDAFYRIDTALVVPEIDPAQWRLRIHGMVEREIEVSWDELLALPLVERVITLACVSNEVGGDLIGNAAWLGHPLRELLARASPLPDADMVLSRSQDGFTASTPLQVLTDERDALLAVGMNGEPLPLAHGFPVRMVVPGLYGYVSATKWVVELEVTRFDRARAYWTDRGWSERGPIKLQSRIDVPRAGEVAAGEVTFAGVAWHQHVGVAGVEVQLDDGPWRKATLATAISSDTWVQWSLRAEVAPGDHVVRCRAISADGEVQTSDTAPPAPDGATGWDSRRFEAA from the coding sequence ATGAGGATCTCCCGCCGCGCGGCAGCGGGTGCCGGCGTGGCCGCCGCGGTGCTCGGCGCCGGTGCGGGCGAGGCGCTCGCGGCGCTGCTGTCGCCACGCTCGAGTCCGTTCGCGGCGATCGGGGCGGCGCTCATCGACTTCGCGCCGACCTGGGCTAAGGATCTCGCGATCGCGCTGTTCGGCACCGCCGACAAGGTTGCGCTCCTGGTGCTGATCGGCGTCGTGCTGCTTGCGATCGCCGCGGTCGCCGGTCTCGTGCAGCGCCGCAGGCCGCCCTGGGGCGCGGTGATGGCGGGCACTCTCGGTGTGCTCGGCGCGGTGGCCGCGGTCACGCGTGCCGACGTGGGGCCCCTCGCGTTGATCCCGTCGCTCGCGGCCGGCGTGGTCTCGGCCGCGACCCTCGGGATGCTGCTCCGTCCCGCCGATGCGGCGGACGCCGGCGAGGCCCCAGCGCTGTCGCGTCGCTCTTTCCTGCTCACGAGCACGGCTGCGGTCGTCGTCGGAACCGCCGCGGCGGTCTGGGCGGCGACCCGCACGGCGAGCGAGCGCGCGGTGGCGGCGATACGCGCGGCGCTGACCCTGCCGGCACCCGCGTCCGCGGCGACCATCCCGCAGGACGTCGAGCTCGCGATCGACGGGCTCACTCCCGTCATCACGCCGAACGATGCGTTCTACCGCATCGACACCGCGCTGGTGGTGCCGGAGATCGACCCGGCTCAGTGGCGGCTGCGGATCCACGGCATGGTCGAACGGGAGATCGAGGTCTCGTGGGACGAGCTGCTCGCGCTGCCGCTCGTCGAGCGCGTGATCACCCTCGCGTGCGTGTCGAACGAGGTGGGCGGCGACCTGATCGGCAACGCCGCGTGGCTCGGCCATCCCCTCCGCGAGCTCCTCGCGCGGGCGTCGCCGCTGCCCGACGCCGACATGGTGCTCTCGCGCTCGCAGGACGGCTTCACGGCGAGCACGCCGCTCCAGGTGCTCACGGACGAGCGCGACGCGCTGCTGGCGGTGGGGATGAACGGCGAGCCCCTCCCGCTCGCGCACGGCTTCCCGGTGCGGATGGTCGTGCCCGGGCTCTACGGATACGTGTCGGCGACGAAGTGGGTCGTCGAGCTCGAGGTCACGCGCTTCGACCGCGCCCGGGCGTACTGGACGGATCGCGGCTGGTCCGAGCGCGGCCCCATCAAGCTGCAGTCGCGCATCGACGTGCCGCGCGCCGGCGAGGTCGCCGCGGGCGAGGTCACGTTCGCCGGTGTCGCCTGGCACCAGCACGTCGGCGTCGCGGGGGTGGAGGTGCAGCTCGACGACGGTCCGTGGCGGAAGGCGACGCTCGCGACCGCGATCTCGTCGGACACATGGGTGCAGTGGTCGCTGCGCGCCGAGGTGGCCCCCGGCGACCACGTCGTGCGATGCCGGGCGATCAGCGCGGACGGCGAGGTGCAGACGTCCGACACCGCGCCGCCCGCGCCCGACGGGGCGACCGGATGGGACAGCCGCCGGTTCGAGGCGGCCTGA
- a CDS encoding rhodanese-like domain-containing protein, with translation MNEISVQDLHARKDVPLVDVREVHEFEAGHVPGAVNIPMSQLGERIGELPAEPFDVICEVGGRSGRVAEALSQRGYEVTNVAGGTSAWREAGYPIDL, from the coding sequence ATGAACGAGATCTCGGTGCAGGACCTGCACGCCCGCAAGGACGTCCCCCTCGTCGACGTGCGCGAGGTGCACGAGTTCGAGGCCGGCCACGTGCCGGGCGCGGTCAACATCCCGATGTCGCAGCTCGGGGAGCGCATCGGCGAGCTCCCCGCCGAGCCGTTCGACGTGATCTGCGAGGTCGGCGGACGGTCGGGCCGGGTCGCCGAGGCGCTGAGCCAGCGTGGCTACGAGGTCACGAACGTCGCGGGCGGCACGAGCGCGTGGCGCGAGGCCGGCTACCCGATCGACCTCTGA
- a CDS encoding glutaredoxin family protein: MTTLTLIGKADCHLCDVAREVVDEVLAGLPGEIADAVEVREASIQDDPALYDAWWEKIPVVLIDDRLHGHWRISPDRLRTALTEAADARA; the protein is encoded by the coding sequence GTGACGACGCTCACGCTGATCGGCAAGGCCGACTGCCACCTGTGCGACGTCGCGCGCGAGGTCGTCGACGAGGTGCTCGCCGGGCTGCCGGGGGAAATCGCCGACGCCGTCGAGGTGCGCGAGGCCTCCATCCAGGACGACCCCGCTCTGTACGACGCGTGGTGGGAGAAGATCCCGGTCGTGCTGATCGACGACCGGCTGCACGGCCACTGGCGCATCTCGCCGGACCGGCTGCGCACCGCCCTGACCGAGGCCGCGGACGCCCGCGCCTGA
- a CDS encoding Dabb family protein, with amino-acid sequence MIRHIVMFQLASTDPVQREAQIEGARAALVGLVGVVPGLRRLEVHANVLDDDRNSDFVIDADFDDLAALETYADHPEHLKAVDYIGTIRKDGTRAAIDFEV; translated from the coding sequence GTGATCCGTCACATCGTCATGTTCCAGCTCGCCTCCACCGATCCGGTGCAGCGCGAGGCGCAGATCGAGGGCGCGCGCGCCGCGCTCGTGGGCCTGGTGGGCGTCGTGCCCGGCCTGCGCCGCCTGGAGGTGCACGCGAACGTGCTGGACGACGATCGCAACTCCGACTTCGTGATCGACGCCGACTTCGACGACCTCGCGGCGCTCGAGACCTACGCCGACCACCCCGAGCACCTGAAGGCGGTCGACTACATCGGGACGATCCGCAAGGACGGCACGCGCGCCGCGATCGACTTCGAGGTCTGA
- the aspS gene encoding aspartate--tRNA ligase, which translates to MLRTHTAGSLRAEHIGQTVTLTGWVDRRRDHGGVAFIDLRDASGIAQVVIRDESVAHPLRSEFVLKVTGEVGRRPAGNENPNLPTGEIELIASDVEVLNESAPLPFQVSGGEGADPIGEEVRLKHRYLDLRRQGPASAIRLRSQVYKAIRDVLHEREFVEVETPTLTRSTPEGARDFLVPARLHPGSWYALPQSPQLFKQLLMVGGVEKYFQIARCYRDEDFRADRQPEFTQLDIEMSFVDQEDVIEMMEDVIRAMWATIGVEVQTPLPRMTYADAMAKYGSDKPDLRFGLELVEATDYFRETPFRVFQSEYVGAVLMPGGASQPRKTLDAWQEWAKQRGARGLAYVLFNEDGTLGGPVAKNLSEAEQAGLADLVGAKPGDCAFFAAGATKASRALLGAARIEIGKRLGLLDPDTFAFTWVVDAPMFEPASDAVASGDVAVGAGAWTAVHHAFTGPKPEFEDTFDTDPGSALAYAYDIVCNGSELGGGSIRIHREDIQKRVFTVMGIDEEQAQEKFGFLLDAFKFGAPPHGGIALGMDRVLQHLTKTDSIREVIAFPKSGGGFDPLTEAPAPITPQQRAEAGVDAEPEVVEV; encoded by the coding sequence GTGCTTCGCACCCACACCGCCGGCTCGCTGCGCGCCGAGCACATCGGTCAGACCGTCACCCTCACGGGCTGGGTCGACCGCCGCCGCGATCACGGCGGAGTGGCGTTCATCGATCTGCGCGACGCATCCGGCATCGCTCAGGTCGTCATCCGCGACGAGTCCGTGGCGCATCCCCTGCGCAGCGAGTTCGTGCTCAAGGTCACGGGCGAGGTCGGCCGCCGTCCCGCGGGCAACGAGAACCCGAACCTCCCCACAGGCGAGATCGAGCTCATCGCGTCCGACGTCGAGGTGCTCAACGAGTCCGCACCGCTGCCGTTCCAGGTCTCGGGCGGCGAGGGCGCAGACCCCATCGGCGAGGAGGTGCGTCTCAAGCACCGCTACCTCGACCTGCGCCGTCAGGGTCCGGCGAGCGCCATCCGCCTGCGCTCGCAGGTCTACAAGGCGATCCGAGACGTGCTGCACGAGCGCGAGTTCGTCGAGGTCGAGACCCCGACCCTCACCCGCTCGACGCCCGAGGGCGCGCGCGACTTCCTCGTGCCGGCGCGCCTGCACCCCGGCAGCTGGTATGCCCTGCCGCAGAGCCCGCAGCTGTTCAAGCAGCTGCTCATGGTCGGGGGCGTGGAGAAGTACTTCCAGATCGCCCGCTGCTACCGCGACGAGGACTTCCGCGCCGACCGCCAGCCCGAATTCACCCAGCTCGACATCGAGATGAGCTTCGTGGACCAGGAGGACGTCATCGAGATGATGGAGGACGTCATCCGGGCGATGTGGGCGACGATCGGCGTCGAGGTGCAGACCCCGCTGCCGCGGATGACCTACGCCGATGCCATGGCGAAGTACGGCTCGGACAAGCCCGACCTGCGCTTCGGTCTCGAGCTCGTCGAGGCCACGGACTACTTCCGCGAGACCCCGTTCCGCGTGTTCCAGTCGGAGTACGTCGGCGCGGTCCTGATGCCCGGCGGCGCGAGCCAGCCGCGCAAGACGCTCGATGCCTGGCAGGAGTGGGCGAAGCAGCGCGGCGCGCGCGGCCTCGCGTACGTCCTGTTCAACGAGGACGGCACGCTGGGCGGCCCCGTCGCCAAGAACCTGTCCGAGGCCGAGCAGGCGGGCCTCGCGGACCTCGTCGGCGCCAAGCCCGGCGACTGCGCGTTCTTCGCCGCGGGCGCCACCAAGGCCAGCCGCGCGCTGCTGGGCGCCGCCCGCATCGAGATCGGCAAGCGCCTCGGGCTGCTCGACCCCGACACGTTCGCGTTCACGTGGGTCGTCGACGCGCCGATGTTCGAGCCCGCCTCCGACGCCGTCGCCTCGGGCGACGTCGCGGTCGGCGCCGGCGCCTGGACCGCCGTGCACCACGCCTTCACGGGCCCGAAGCCGGAGTTCGAGGACACCTTCGACACCGACCCCGGGTCGGCGCTCGCGTACGCGTACGACATCGTCTGCAACGGATCGGAGCTCGGCGGCGGATCCATCCGCATCCACCGCGAGGACATCCAGAAGCGCGTCTTCACCGTCATGGGCATCGACGAGGAGCAGGCGCAGGAGAAGTTCGGCTTCCTGCTCGACGCGTTCAAGTTCGGCGCCCCGCCGCACGGCGGCATCGCGCTCGGCATGGACCGCGTGCTGCAGCACCTCACGAAGACCGACTCGATCCGCGAGGTCATCGCCTTCCCCAAGTCGGGCGGCGGCTTCGACCCGCTGACCGAGGCCCCGGCCCCGATCACGCCGCAGCAGCGCGCCGAAGCCGGCGTCGACGCCGAGCCGGAGGTCGTCGAGGTCTGA
- a CDS encoding DedA family protein: protein MTTTASAADGSWLGGLVDALVGLMDVIGPYGAGLGVAAENLFPPIPSEAILPLAGLAASRGSFALWEAILWTTVGSIVGALALYGIGAWIGLERLRRIADKLPLVKVDDVDKTVDWFHRHGGAAVFFGRFIPIFRSLISIPAGVARMPVWRFVLLTGLGSLIWNTIFVLVGWFLGEQWHIVEQYMDVAQNVVIAVVALAIVWFVVVRVRSLRADKRRQQ, encoded by the coding sequence ATGACGACGACCGCTTCGGCCGCCGACGGATCCTGGCTCGGCGGTCTCGTCGACGCCCTCGTCGGGCTCATGGACGTGATCGGCCCGTACGGAGCCGGCCTCGGCGTGGCCGCGGAGAACCTCTTCCCGCCCATCCCGAGCGAGGCGATCCTGCCGCTCGCCGGGCTCGCGGCGTCGCGTGGGTCCTTCGCGCTGTGGGAGGCGATCCTGTGGACGACGGTGGGGTCCATCGTCGGCGCGCTCGCCCTCTACGGCATCGGCGCGTGGATCGGACTCGAGCGCCTGCGCCGGATCGCGGACAAGCTGCCGCTGGTCAAGGTCGACGACGTCGACAAGACCGTCGACTGGTTCCACCGCCACGGCGGGGCGGCGGTGTTCTTCGGCCGGTTCATCCCGATCTTCCGCAGCCTGATCTCCATCCCGGCGGGCGTCGCGCGCATGCCGGTGTGGCGCTTCGTGCTGCTCACGGGACTCGGAAGCCTGATCTGGAACACGATCTTCGTGCTGGTGGGCTGGTTCCTCGGCGAACAGTGGCACATCGTCGAGCAGTACATGGACGTCGCGCAGAACGTCGTGATCGCCGTGGTGGCGCTCGCGATCGTGTGGTTCGTCGTGGTGCGCGTGCGCTCGCTGCGGGCCGACAAGCGCCGCCAGCAGTAG
- a CDS encoding histidine phosphatase family protein, giving the protein MPAELIHLVRHGEVYNPDRVLYERLPGFRLSDDGRRMARAAAEHIHGLGRPVSAVLSSPLQRTLESSEPFTELFGLEPRVEDRVIEPTNVFAGLRMSRALRKPWKWRHLRRPSVPSWGEPYTQVVERMRAALDEMWHTTPGGDVVVVTHQAPIWLTHLSVAGLPLPHDPRTRRCALSSVTSFERVGDVWREVSYAEPAPLDDAVDVGAV; this is encoded by the coding sequence ATGCCGGCCGAACTCATCCACCTCGTGCGTCACGGCGAGGTGTACAACCCCGACCGCGTGCTGTACGAGCGCCTTCCCGGCTTCCGCCTGAGCGACGACGGCCGCCGGATGGCTCGCGCCGCCGCCGAGCACATCCACGGTCTGGGGCGCCCGGTCTCGGCGGTGCTCAGCTCGCCCCTGCAGCGCACGCTCGAATCGTCCGAGCCGTTCACCGAGCTGTTCGGGCTCGAGCCGCGCGTCGAGGACCGCGTGATCGAGCCGACGAACGTGTTCGCGGGGCTGCGGATGAGCCGCGCGCTGCGCAAGCCGTGGAAGTGGCGGCACCTGCGTCGCCCGTCCGTGCCGAGCTGGGGCGAGCCCTACACCCAGGTCGTGGAGCGGATGCGCGCCGCGCTCGACGAGATGTGGCACACGACGCCCGGGGGAGACGTCGTGGTGGTGACGCATCAGGCGCCCATCTGGCTCACGCACCTGTCGGTCGCGGGGCTGCCGCTGCCGCACGACCCGCGCACCCGCCGGTGCGCGCTGTCGAGCGTCACGTCGTTCGAGCGCGTGGGCGACGTCTGGCGCGAGGTGTCGTACGCGGAGCCCGCGCCGCTCGACGACGCGGTCGACGTCGGGGCTGTGTAG
- a CDS encoding TlpA family protein disulfide reductase translates to MFRAARSARRLTALLGAAALALTLAACSPDPVAEDYREGSDKGYISGPFQVQEIPEADRGEPVVWAGVTDTGEELSSEDVAGDVVVVNFWYAQCPPCRVEAAHLESVWQDYRDEGVSFVGVNTIDQADQSRSFAEKWGVTYPSVIDANDGDVKLAFAAVSPISATPVTLVLDAQGRVAARILGAIDGPSILATLVKDTLEESA, encoded by the coding sequence GTGTTCCGCGCAGCCCGATCCGCCCGCCGTCTGACAGCGCTCCTGGGTGCCGCGGCGCTCGCTCTGACGCTCGCGGCGTGCAGCCCGGACCCGGTCGCCGAGGACTATCGCGAGGGTTCCGACAAGGGCTACATCTCGGGCCCGTTCCAGGTGCAGGAGATCCCCGAGGCGGATCGCGGCGAGCCCGTCGTGTGGGCAGGCGTAACCGACACGGGCGAGGAGCTGTCGAGCGAGGACGTCGCGGGCGACGTGGTCGTCGTGAACTTCTGGTACGCGCAGTGCCCGCCGTGCCGCGTGGAGGCCGCGCACCTCGAGTCGGTCTGGCAGGACTACCGCGACGAGGGCGTCTCGTTCGTCGGCGTCAACACGATCGACCAGGCGGATCAGTCCCGCTCGTTCGCCGAGAAGTGGGGCGTCACCTACCCCAGCGTGATCGACGCGAACGACGGCGACGTCAAGCTCGCCTTCGCGGCCGTCTCCCCGATCAGCGCGACGCCCGTGACGCTCGTGCTGGACGCGCAGGGGCGCGTCGCCGCGCGCATCCTCGGCGCGATCGACGGCCCGTCGATCCTCGCCACGCTCGTGAAGGACACGCTCGAGGAAAGCGCGTGA
- a CDS encoding cytochrome c biogenesis CcdA family protein has protein sequence MNPGALVLDGALWAAIPIALAAGLLSFLSPCVLPLVPGYLGFLSGSVAPRAARPSAPGAESGALAGRGRLVGGVLLFIAGFTLVFVTIIVLGGVAGGAMARFSLLYGDIITRVLGALIILLGLVFIGFFGFAQRTAKLQLRGDLGLVGAPLLGIALGLGWAPCIGPTLGAILAIAWQQGDATRAGLLGLAYSLGLGIPFLLVALGFGWATRSLSVLRRHVRIVNIVGGVLLVILGVLMVTGVWTMIMSRLQGVFANVPTLL, from the coding sequence GTGAACCCCGGCGCCCTCGTGCTCGACGGCGCGCTGTGGGCCGCGATCCCGATCGCGCTGGCGGCCGGGCTGCTGTCGTTCCTGTCGCCGTGCGTGCTGCCGCTCGTGCCCGGCTACCTGGGCTTCCTCAGCGGATCCGTCGCGCCGCGCGCCGCGCGACCGTCCGCGCCCGGAGCGGAATCCGGTGCGCTCGCGGGGCGCGGGCGCCTCGTCGGCGGCGTTCTGCTGTTCATCGCCGGATTCACGCTCGTGTTCGTCACGATCATCGTGCTCGGCGGCGTGGCGGGTGGTGCGATGGCGCGCTTCTCGCTGCTGTACGGCGACATCATCACGCGCGTGCTGGGGGCGCTGATCATCCTGCTCGGGCTGGTGTTCATCGGCTTCTTCGGCTTCGCGCAGCGCACGGCGAAGCTGCAGCTGCGCGGCGACCTCGGCCTGGTCGGCGCGCCGCTGCTCGGCATCGCGCTCGGCCTCGGCTGGGCCCCGTGCATCGGCCCGACGCTCGGGGCGATCCTCGCCATCGCGTGGCAGCAGGGCGACGCGACCCGCGCCGGCCTCCTGGGGCTCGCGTACTCGCTCGGCCTCGGCATCCCGTTCCTGCTCGTCGCGCTCGGCTTCGGCTGGGCGACCCGGTCGCTCTCGGTCCTGCGCCGGCACGTGCGGATCGTGAACATCGTCGGCGGCGTGCTCCTCGTCATCCTGGGCGTGCTGATGGTGACCGGCGTGTGGACCATGATCATGTCTCGCCTGCAGGGGGTGTTCGCGAATGTCCCGACCCTTCTCTGA